Proteins encoded by one window of Kribbella flavida DSM 17836:
- a CDS encoding UxaA family hydrolase has translation MLRFDEVAVLPEPGDNAAICSRRLDAGTVVDFAGTPVTLPHTVLEGHRIVVRPVRTGEALTSWQTPFARALRDLAVGDYVCTPTSLAAVSARGVDGLPAAPSASNEPLDPYELDENAVHLGRQVTSVEQPGTFLGYPRAQGPAGTRNHVVLLATSSRSSGFVTELARRFDGAAAGDGVVPVAHTEGAEQGTPNNLTLLLATLAGFALNPNVGAVLVVDTEEDLVSGQAIRDFMAERGYPELQVPHAFFTRQAGFEQDLTAAGALIEPWLPVVDAQQRTEVPLADLWIALQCGGSDAFSGVTANPLSGAVAREVIRHGGTAVLAETDELIGAEGYVLKNVRDLPTARRFLRTVQAFKERVGWHGHTAEGNPSGGNVYRGLYNIVLKSVGAARKLDRDVRLDHVIDYAEPVPGPGFVFMDSPGNDLESIAGEVASGCNLIFFTTGNGSITNFPFVPTIKFVTTSARYDLLEAEMDVDAGRYLTGTSMDALTAETLDLTVRVASGEPSAGERAGHSQVSIWRNWRQSGPREGISITTDGRTTRKLEDLPTEDRDALLPGLPLQVNSAAGAGVPAVRLLEVDGRQLPEAVGLILPTSLCSGQIALRLAGRAELEKWAGDAVTRMVALPHTEGCGSSGGASEETFARTLLGYLLHPNTRMALLLEHGCEKTHNDYFRAKLVEAGADPSRFGWASIQADGGLDAVTDRVRDWFSSFDLPAPQQVEGDVGALTVALEARGPLSDDTAEAMALIGHELVAAGGSVVLSSRGALLAHDSFRVAAFGTTPGPVAPTLAHGQRLAAPGWHVMRMPGTDWMETATGFGAGGVQQILAHVAGGTLSAQRFVPVVEISSDPETVAKYGDDLDAVAAGDAADQARTGLDTIAAVASRLQVPKAVASGNVGFQITRGLLGTSM, from the coding sequence ATGCTGAGGTTCGATGAGGTCGCCGTACTGCCTGAGCCCGGGGACAACGCCGCGATCTGTTCCCGCCGGCTCGACGCCGGCACCGTGGTCGACTTCGCCGGTACGCCGGTGACGCTGCCGCACACCGTGCTCGAAGGCCACCGGATCGTGGTCCGGCCGGTGCGCACGGGTGAGGCGCTCACCTCCTGGCAGACCCCGTTCGCCCGCGCCCTGCGCGACCTCGCCGTCGGCGACTACGTCTGTACGCCGACCAGCCTGGCCGCCGTCTCCGCCCGCGGGGTGGATGGTCTCCCCGCGGCGCCGTCGGCGAGCAACGAACCGCTCGACCCGTACGAGCTCGACGAGAACGCGGTGCACCTGGGCCGTCAGGTCACCTCGGTCGAGCAGCCCGGCACGTTCCTCGGCTACCCCCGGGCCCAGGGGCCGGCCGGGACACGCAACCACGTCGTGCTGCTGGCGACCAGCTCACGCAGCAGCGGGTTCGTGACCGAGCTGGCCCGCCGCTTCGACGGCGCTGCGGCCGGCGACGGCGTCGTACCGGTCGCGCACACCGAGGGCGCCGAGCAAGGCACGCCGAACAACCTCACTCTGCTGCTCGCCACGTTGGCCGGCTTCGCGCTCAACCCGAACGTCGGGGCGGTGCTGGTCGTCGACACCGAAGAGGACCTGGTGTCCGGGCAGGCGATCCGGGACTTCATGGCCGAGCGCGGCTATCCGGAGCTCCAGGTCCCGCACGCCTTCTTCACCCGGCAGGCCGGGTTCGAGCAGGACCTGACCGCGGCCGGTGCGCTGATCGAGCCGTGGCTGCCGGTCGTCGACGCCCAGCAACGGACCGAGGTGCCGCTGGCCGATCTGTGGATCGCGCTGCAGTGCGGCGGGTCCGACGCGTTCTCCGGCGTCACCGCGAACCCGCTGTCCGGCGCGGTCGCCCGCGAGGTGATCCGGCACGGGGGCACCGCGGTCCTTGCCGAGACCGACGAGCTGATCGGCGCCGAGGGGTACGTGCTGAAGAACGTGCGCGACCTGCCGACCGCGCGCCGGTTCCTGCGGACCGTGCAGGCGTTCAAGGAACGCGTCGGCTGGCACGGGCACACCGCCGAGGGCAACCCGTCCGGCGGCAACGTGTACCGGGGCCTCTACAACATCGTGCTGAAGTCGGTCGGGGCGGCGCGCAAGCTGGACCGCGACGTCCGGCTCGACCACGTGATCGACTACGCCGAGCCGGTGCCCGGGCCCGGCTTCGTGTTCATGGACAGCCCCGGCAACGACCTGGAGTCGATCGCCGGGGAGGTCGCCAGCGGCTGCAACCTGATCTTCTTCACCACCGGCAACGGGTCGATCACCAACTTCCCGTTCGTGCCGACGATCAAGTTCGTCACCACTTCGGCGCGGTACGACCTGCTCGAGGCCGAGATGGACGTGGACGCCGGCCGCTACCTCACCGGTACGTCGATGGACGCGCTGACCGCGGAGACGCTCGACCTGACCGTCCGGGTGGCCTCCGGCGAACCCAGCGCGGGCGAACGTGCCGGCCACAGCCAGGTCTCCATCTGGCGGAACTGGCGCCAGAGCGGTCCCCGCGAAGGCATCTCCATCACCACCGACGGCCGCACCACCCGCAAACTCGAAGACCTCCCCACCGAAGACCGCGACGCGCTGCTCCCCGGCCTGCCACTGCAGGTGAACAGCGCCGCAGGCGCGGGCGTACCGGCTGTGCGGTTGCTGGAGGTCGACGGGCGGCAACTGCCTGAGGCGGTGGGGCTGATCCTTCCGACCAGCTTGTGCTCGGGACAGATCGCCTTGCGGTTGGCCGGTCGGGCGGAGTTGGAGAAGTGGGCCGGGGACGCGGTGACCCGGATGGTGGCGTTGCCGCACACGGAAGGCTGTGGCAGCAGCGGCGGGGCGTCCGAGGAGACGTTCGCGCGCACGTTGCTCGGTTACCTGCTGCACCCCAACACCCGGATGGCCCTTCTGCTCGAGCACGGCTGCGAGAAGACCCACAACGACTACTTCCGCGCCAAGCTGGTCGAGGCCGGCGCCGACCCGTCGCGCTTCGGCTGGGCCAGCATCCAGGCCGACGGGGGACTGGACGCCGTCACCGACCGGGTTCGCGACTGGTTCTCGAGCTTCGACCTGCCCGCACCCCAGCAGGTGGAAGGTGACGTCGGCGCACTGACCGTCGCGCTGGAGGCGCGCGGCCCGCTCAGCGACGACACCGCCGAGGCGATGGCCCTGATCGGCCACGAGCTCGTCGCCGCCGGCGGCTCGGTCGTCCTGTCGTCGCGCGGTGCCCTGCTCGCCCACGACTCGTTCCGCGTCGCCGCCTTCGGGACCACCCCCGGCCCCGTGGCGCCGACGCTGGCGCACGGGCAACGCCTGGCCGCGCCGGGGTGGCACGTGATGCGGATGCCGGGCACCGACTGGATGGAGACCGCGACCGGGTTCGGCGCCGGCGGGGTCCAGCAGATCCTGGCGCACGTTGCCGGCGGCACCTTGTCGGCCCAGCGCTTCGTCCCGGTGGTGGAGATCAGCAGTGACCCGGAGACGGTCGCGAAGTACGGCGACGACCTGGACGCGGTCGCGGCCGGCGACGCCGCCGACCAGGCCCGGACCGGGCTGGACACGATCGCCGCGGTGGCGAGCCGGCTGCAGGTCCCCAAGGCGGTTGCTTCGGGCAACGTCGGCTTCCAGATCACCCGCGGTTTGCTCGGTACCTCGATGTGA
- a CDS encoding GntR family transcriptional regulator yields MTDILEPQDRRLLRRQMLVDDVYEAIKTMLMDHTIQPGGRISIDGLAREFQVSSTPVREALARLESEGLADKEPLKGYRATPLLTLEEFDDLYAFRRLLEPWAARRAAELIDDTGRERLAAELSTAVEPTSVDYAGYKSLTAHDNRFHTLIAELSGSEQVRSAFERTHCHLHIFRLHYERDIGPEVLDEHRRLVAAISSGDPSAAEAAMTQHIVNSMSVRLRKIYDTP; encoded by the coding sequence ATGACGGACATCCTGGAGCCGCAGGACCGGCGGCTGCTGCGTCGGCAGATGCTCGTCGACGACGTCTACGAGGCGATCAAGACGATGCTGATGGACCACACCATCCAGCCCGGCGGGCGGATCTCGATCGACGGGCTGGCCCGCGAGTTCCAGGTCTCGTCGACGCCGGTGCGGGAGGCGCTGGCCCGGCTGGAGTCGGAGGGGCTGGCCGACAAGGAGCCGCTCAAGGGGTACCGGGCGACGCCGCTGCTGACGCTGGAGGAGTTCGACGACCTGTACGCGTTCCGCCGGCTGCTCGAGCCGTGGGCCGCGCGCCGGGCCGCCGAACTGATCGACGACACCGGGCGGGAACGGCTGGCCGCGGAGCTGTCGACCGCTGTCGAGCCGACGTCGGTCGACTACGCCGGCTACAAGTCACTGACCGCGCACGACAACCGGTTCCACACGCTGATTGCCGAGCTGTCCGGCAGCGAGCAGGTCCGGTCGGCCTTCGAGCGCACCCACTGCCACCTGCACATCTTCCGCCTCCACTACGAGCGCGACATCGGCCCGGAAGTGCTCGACGAGCATCGCCGGCTGGTGGCGGCGATCAGCTCCGGCGACCCGTCGGCCGCCGAAGCTGCGATGACCCAGCACATCGTCAACTCGATGTCGGTCCGCCTCCGCAAGATCTACGACACGCCCTAG
- a CDS encoding MFS transporter, producing the protein MPDRRAGSGSLRTDPTATPSSPAVIPALWLALIAGPLSFGIAGPSLVLDDIAGDLGTGRDTVTWAVTAFGWGIAVGTPLLAGLTRHRGLRTGLITCAALIALGAALVATIPVLTALIIGCALQALGTAGLTSIAMTLAGSPRRMGLVTASLAVVGSTSPLVGSLVNDVLGWQATLALPAISLLGVPVVMARAELAASAERFDLIGAALLTGLVTALVLVPHRPLPAAVASGLVLAALVAHVRSRPRGFLPAAVVGDPRFLLPSLLALGLAVVNFGLLYAIPDLLNDSAGWSTSQIGAAMVWPLLLGGGLSWFVVAASARIGRSTITVVLVAMAVTASIAAPVSGWVPVLLGAQALASIAAASGQGVFAVHATDRLPDDDRTAGIGLFNLCYLLGAAFGPAIVALLVS; encoded by the coding sequence ATGCCTGATCGCCGAGCCGGTTCCGGCTCGCTGCGCACCGATCCCACCGCAACCCCCTCGTCGCCGGCAGTGATTCCGGCGCTCTGGCTCGCGCTGATCGCGGGACCGTTGTCGTTCGGCATCGCCGGGCCCAGCCTGGTGCTCGACGACATCGCCGGCGACCTGGGGACCGGGAGGGACACGGTGACCTGGGCGGTGACCGCCTTCGGTTGGGGCATCGCCGTCGGTACCCCGCTGCTGGCCGGGCTGACCCGCCACCGCGGTCTGCGGACCGGGCTGATCACGTGCGCGGCGTTGATTGCCCTGGGCGCGGCGCTCGTGGCGACGATTCCGGTGCTGACGGCGCTGATCATCGGCTGCGCCCTGCAGGCGCTCGGCACCGCCGGCCTGACCTCGATCGCGATGACCCTGGCCGGGTCACCGCGCCGGATGGGCCTCGTCACCGCGTCGCTGGCCGTGGTCGGCTCGACCTCGCCGTTGGTCGGCTCGCTGGTCAACGACGTGCTCGGCTGGCAGGCGACCCTCGCCCTGCCGGCGATCAGTCTGCTGGGAGTTCCGGTCGTGATGGCCCGCGCCGAGCTCGCTGCCTCGGCCGAGCGGTTCGACCTGATCGGCGCGGCGCTGCTGACCGGGCTGGTGACCGCGCTGGTCCTCGTCCCGCACCGACCACTGCCGGCCGCAGTGGCTTCGGGCCTGGTGCTGGCGGCCCTGGTCGCCCATGTCCGGTCCCGGCCGCGCGGCTTCCTGCCGGCGGCGGTGGTGGGCGACCCGCGCTTCCTGCTGCCCTCGCTGCTGGCGCTCGGACTCGCTGTAGTCAACTTCGGGTTGCTGTACGCCATCCCTGACCTACTGAACGACAGCGCCGGATGGTCGACCAGCCAGATCGGTGCCGCCATGGTCTGGCCGTTGCTGCTCGGCGGTGGGCTCTCCTGGTTCGTGGTCGCCGCTTCGGCGCGGATCGGTCGTTCCACGATCACCGTCGTCCTGGTGGCGATGGCGGTGACCGCCTCGATCGCGGCCCCGGTGAGCGGTTGGGTGCCGGTGCTGCTCGGGGCCCAGGCGCTCGCGTCCATCGCCGCCGCCTCCGGACAGGGCGTCTTCGCCGTGCACGCGACCGACCGGTTGCCGGACGACGACCGCACCGCCGGGATCGGGCTGTTCAACCTCTGCTACCTGCTCGGAGCGGCGTTCGGCCCGGCCATCGTCGCGCTCCTGGTCAGCTGA
- a CDS encoding alkene reductase yields MQELFEPLRLGKLTLPNRLVMAPMTRSRCTGGSPTELTAEYYAQRAGAGLIVTEATQPSAIGQGYIDTPGLHSAEQIAGWRQVTDAVHDRDGRIFVQLMHAGRVGHPCLYPDGALPVAPSSIACDDRLYTADGLLDRPVPREMTLDDIAWTIDDFVFAARCAMDAGFDGVELHGANGYLIHQFLADNTNLRTDGYGGSIPNRIRFAEEVARAVADAIGPERVGIRLSPGSTSNGVSESDPGRLYQALIRALAPLGLAYVHVMEFGHREVTELIRREWAGPLILNPHRTGDEAMVRPEVAHEAVRSGLADAVGIAALWLANPDLPARILAGGPYNEPDPATFYGGDHRGYTDYPTLQR; encoded by the coding sequence ATGCAGGAACTGTTCGAGCCGCTCCGGCTGGGAAAGCTGACGCTGCCCAACCGCCTGGTGATGGCGCCGATGACCCGCAGCCGCTGCACCGGCGGTTCGCCCACCGAGCTGACCGCGGAGTACTACGCCCAGCGGGCCGGAGCCGGGCTGATCGTGACGGAGGCCACCCAACCGAGCGCCATCGGCCAGGGCTACATCGACACTCCCGGCCTGCACTCGGCCGAGCAGATCGCGGGCTGGCGGCAGGTGACCGACGCGGTGCATGACCGGGACGGCCGGATCTTCGTCCAGCTGATGCACGCAGGCCGGGTCGGACATCCCTGCCTGTACCCGGACGGCGCTCTGCCCGTCGCCCCGTCGTCGATCGCGTGCGACGACCGGCTGTACACCGCCGACGGCCTGCTGGATCGGCCGGTGCCCCGGGAGATGACGCTGGACGACATCGCCTGGACGATCGACGACTTCGTTTTCGCCGCGCGCTGCGCGATGGACGCGGGCTTCGACGGGGTGGAGCTGCACGGTGCCAACGGGTACCTGATCCACCAGTTCCTCGCCGACAACACCAACCTGCGCACCGACGGCTACGGCGGCAGCATCCCCAACCGGATCCGGTTCGCCGAGGAGGTCGCCCGGGCGGTCGCTGACGCCATCGGTCCGGAACGGGTCGGCATCCGGCTGTCCCCCGGCAGCACCAGCAACGGGGTCTCGGAGAGCGACCCCGGCCGGCTGTACCAGGCGCTGATCCGGGCGCTGGCCCCGCTCGGCCTGGCGTACGTGCACGTCATGGAGTTCGGGCACCGCGAGGTGACCGAGCTGATCCGGCGGGAGTGGGCCGGTCCGCTGATTCTCAACCCGCACCGGACGGGTGACGAGGCGATGGTCAGGCCGGAGGTCGCGCACGAGGCCGTGCGGAGCGGCCTGGCTGATGCCGTCGGCATCGCGGCGCTGTGGCTGGCGAACCCCGACCTGCCCGCGCGGATCCTTGCCGGCGGCCCCTACAACGAGCCGGACCCAGCCACCTTCTACGGCGGTGACCACCGCGGCTACACCGACTACCCGACGCTGCAGCGCTGA
- a CDS encoding ATP-binding protein — protein MGLYGRTAEQELLSDLLAGARAGASGTLVLRGEAGIGKTALLDWLAAEAKSSAGEDPVRVLRVTGIEPEADIAFGGLVQLLWPVQERLASLPGPQAAALGAVLGSGEQRGSDRFLTGLAVLTLLAELAEDGLVLCLVDDAQWLDQATAEAMLFAARRLAAERVAMVFAARDGGFTAAGLPEQPLDRLQDVDARRLLAQAGVAPILHQQVLTASAGNPLALLEFAAARRQQAGHPVPLSVPDRVLAAFRARIAQLPERTRLLVLVAAAEGRGELPLVLEAAKLLGIGLGDLEQAELAELVHVMHGTLTFRHPLIASAAYQGAPLARRLAVHQALAEAADDPDCRARHLAAAATSPDESIAAELAAAAERARARTAYAAAARLFEHAARIAPEPDRQAELLAEAARQALVAGLAPLAVELADRAEARTGTAAVRVGLAPLRAAAAAEVDDHGHAAGLLLHRAAEASPDDAASLLRTAADQAWQAGDAGVVRDAARQLHALGADDSVATAWAALTEEKYDDALARLRRVLARGGDGREQPACPTLPPRLLVAAGALGDDEAALRVAEAELTRCREEALIGSLPQALEAWAEVLVVTGRYREAKAAVAEAEEIARDIGLRRRLARLATVRARIAAVQGDEDRALAAGLPGSEGPPHTAVLALLDLGLGRTEKVLERLEAVPAGWPQATLMPLAAAADQVEAAVRLGEPERAAEPLQRFSAWAHAAGTSWGRAVVLRCRALLAEVDALDNVDPDNLYAGALRLHEGSGRPFEQARTELAYGEWLRRSRRRSHAREPLRAALAVFEQLRAAPWAERARAELLATGEVLATAKPTADNLVDRLTPQELQVVRLAAAGQSSREIAAQLFLSRRTVEHHLYKAYPKLGVGSRRDLARLDLG, from the coding sequence ATGGGGCTGTACGGGAGGACCGCCGAGCAGGAGCTGCTGAGCGACCTGCTGGCCGGGGCACGCGCCGGGGCCAGCGGGACGCTCGTGCTGCGCGGAGAGGCCGGCATCGGCAAGACCGCGCTGCTCGACTGGCTCGCCGCCGAGGCCAAGTCCTCAGCCGGCGAGGACCCGGTCCGTGTGCTGCGGGTGACCGGGATCGAACCGGAGGCCGACATCGCCTTCGGGGGGCTCGTCCAGCTGCTGTGGCCGGTGCAGGAGCGGTTGGCGTCGCTGCCCGGGCCGCAGGCCGCCGCGCTGGGCGCGGTCCTCGGCTCCGGCGAGCAGCGCGGCTCCGACCGCTTCCTGACCGGACTGGCCGTCCTGACGCTGCTGGCCGAACTGGCCGAGGACGGCTTGGTGCTCTGTCTGGTCGACGATGCGCAGTGGCTCGACCAGGCGACCGCGGAGGCCATGCTGTTCGCCGCACGGCGCTTGGCGGCCGAGCGGGTGGCGATGGTTTTCGCCGCCCGCGACGGCGGCTTCACGGCGGCCGGCCTGCCCGAGCAGCCGCTCGACCGGCTGCAGGACGTCGATGCGCGCAGGTTGCTGGCCCAGGCAGGGGTGGCGCCCATCCTCCACCAGCAGGTTCTGACCGCCTCAGCCGGCAACCCGCTGGCCTTGCTCGAGTTCGCCGCAGCGCGCCGCCAGCAGGCCGGGCATCCGGTGCCCTTGTCGGTCCCTGACCGGGTCCTGGCGGCCTTCCGCGCCCGTATCGCTCAGCTCCCCGAGCGGACCCGCTTGCTGGTGCTCGTTGCCGCCGCCGAGGGGCGCGGCGAACTGCCGCTCGTGCTCGAAGCCGCGAAGCTCCTGGGGATCGGGCTCGGCGACCTCGAGCAGGCCGAGCTGGCCGAGCTGGTGCACGTCATGCACGGCACGTTGACCTTCCGCCATCCCTTGATCGCGTCCGCCGCGTACCAGGGCGCCCCGCTCGCCCGGCGGCTCGCTGTGCACCAGGCGCTGGCTGAGGCCGCCGACGATCCCGACTGCAGGGCCCGGCATCTGGCAGCGGCCGCCACCTCGCCGGACGAGTCGATCGCCGCCGAGCTGGCCGCCGCGGCCGAACGCGCTCGGGCCCGGACTGCGTACGCCGCGGCGGCACGGCTGTTCGAGCACGCGGCGCGCATCGCCCCGGAGCCCGACCGCCAGGCCGAGCTGCTGGCAGAGGCGGCCAGGCAAGCCCTGGTCGCCGGGCTCGCCCCGCTCGCGGTGGAGCTGGCAGACAGGGCAGAGGCTCGCACCGGCACCGCAGCTGTCCGGGTGGGGCTGGCGCCGCTGCGAGCGGCAGCCGCCGCCGAGGTCGACGATCACGGGCACGCTGCGGGGCTGTTGCTGCATCGCGCAGCGGAGGCGTCGCCCGACGACGCTGCCTCCCTGCTGCGGACAGCGGCCGACCAGGCCTGGCAGGCCGGCGACGCCGGGGTGGTGCGGGACGCCGCCCGTCAGCTGCACGCCCTCGGAGCCGACGACTCGGTTGCGACCGCTTGGGCCGCTCTGACGGAGGAGAAGTACGACGACGCACTGGCGCGGCTGCGGAGGGTCCTCGCTCGCGGCGGTGACGGCCGTGAGCAGCCGGCGTGCCCGACTCTGCCGCCGCGCCTGCTGGTCGCGGCCGGAGCACTCGGCGACGACGAAGCTGCACTGAGGGTCGCCGAGGCCGAGCTGACGCGATGCCGGGAAGAGGCGCTGATCGGCAGCCTGCCGCAGGCGCTGGAAGCCTGGGCGGAGGTGCTGGTGGTGACCGGCCGCTACCGCGAGGCCAAGGCAGCTGTCGCCGAAGCCGAGGAGATTGCCCGGGACATCGGTCTGCGCCGACGGCTGGCCCGGCTGGCGACGGTCCGCGCCCGGATCGCCGCGGTCCAAGGCGACGAGGATCGAGCACTGGCCGCAGGGCTTCCCGGGTCCGAAGGTCCGCCCCACACCGCCGTACTGGCCCTGCTGGACCTCGGTCTGGGACGGACCGAGAAGGTGCTCGAGCGCCTGGAGGCCGTACCGGCCGGGTGGCCGCAGGCCACGCTGATGCCACTGGCCGCGGCTGCCGACCAGGTCGAGGCGGCCGTCCGGCTGGGCGAGCCAGAACGTGCCGCCGAGCCCTTGCAACGCTTCAGCGCTTGGGCCCACGCCGCCGGCACCAGCTGGGGCCGGGCGGTGGTCCTGCGGTGCCGAGCGCTGCTCGCCGAGGTCGATGCCCTTGACAACGTTGACCCGGACAACTTGTACGCCGGAGCATTGCGGCTGCACGAGGGTTCCGGCCGACCCTTCGAACAAGCCCGGACCGAACTGGCGTACGGCGAGTGGTTGCGTCGATCCCGCCGGCGCAGCCACGCCCGGGAGCCGCTCAGAGCGGCTTTGGCCGTGTTCGAGCAGCTCCGGGCCGCGCCTTGGGCCGAGCGGGCACGCGCGGAACTTCTGGCGACCGGAGAGGTGCTGGCAACGGCGAAACCCACCGCCGACAACCTGGTCGACCGGCTGACTCCACAGGAGTTGCAGGTGGTGCGATTGGCGGCGGCCGGACAGAGCAGCCGGGAGATCGCCGCCCAGCTGTTCCTCAGTCGCCGGACCGTCGAGCACCATCTCTACAAGGCCTACCCCAAACTGGGCGTCGGCTCGCGCCGCGACCTGGCCCGCCTCGACCTGGGATGA
- a CDS encoding phosphodiester glycosidase family protein, with the protein MTFRLRRSASALAVVSLAALPAVAAQAQSQVAAPGLPLGPAHLPEKRETTTLQPGVTLTKITRGQTGPGSVWTVEVAIPSSSPDPDAPATALSDQAGAEAAAAKLRAAGLEPRVEDVLTPRLADAGGGHLGYRVRLGSLPTKAEADALRAKVIAAGLNGSSIYTGWDGEPDDLSGSTGPWQVQVLTIDPKKFRGTLDASYGLDLEARETTSTLATLTGATAAVNAGFFVLDPKAGAPGDPAGVAVYDGRLVSEPTAGRPALVVGENARGTSVERFRWRGEIRGTGRPLPLDGLNRVPGLIRNCGGTTDDLPTAAPLHDVTCTDADELIAFDAAYGVSTPSGPGAEVIVDRRGVVTAIRPATRGGAIPEGGRTVQATGSQVAALLAAAQVGRRLEIRAVLTDARGRDVRLSPRTSVVNGGPELVRDGRLMATPKADGMAPAGNPNFYYGWVHKRNPRTIAGVDAQGRTVLITADGRNVSSLGLGIAEAAAVAKSLGLREAVNLDGGGSTTMVANGKVVNQPSDAAGERPVGDALVITR; encoded by the coding sequence ATGACCTTCCGCCTTCGCCGCTCCGCGTCCGCGCTCGCTGTGGTGTCGCTCGCGGCCTTGCCCGCGGTGGCCGCGCAAGCCCAGTCGCAGGTCGCTGCGCCGGGCCTCCCGCTCGGGCCCGCCCACCTGCCCGAGAAGCGCGAGACCACCACCCTGCAGCCCGGTGTCACGCTGACCAAGATCACCCGGGGCCAAACCGGTCCAGGGTCGGTCTGGACGGTGGAAGTGGCGATCCCCTCGAGCTCGCCGGATCCCGACGCGCCGGCGACCGCGCTGTCCGACCAGGCGGGAGCCGAGGCCGCGGCGGCCAAGCTGCGCGCCGCCGGCCTGGAGCCCCGGGTCGAGGACGTACTGACCCCTCGCCTCGCCGACGCCGGCGGTGGTCACCTCGGGTACCGCGTGCGCCTGGGATCCCTGCCGACGAAGGCGGAGGCTGACGCCCTGCGAGCCAAGGTGATCGCCGCCGGGCTCAACGGTTCCAGCATCTACACCGGCTGGGACGGCGAGCCCGACGACCTCAGCGGTTCCACCGGTCCGTGGCAGGTCCAGGTGCTGACGATCGACCCGAAGAAGTTCCGCGGCACGCTCGACGCGTCGTACGGGCTCGATCTGGAGGCGCGGGAGACGACCAGCACGCTGGCGACGCTGACCGGGGCGACCGCCGCGGTGAACGCCGGCTTCTTCGTGCTCGACCCGAAGGCCGGGGCACCGGGCGATCCGGCCGGCGTCGCGGTGTACGACGGCCGGCTGGTCAGCGAGCCGACGGCCGGACGGCCCGCGCTGGTGGTCGGTGAGAACGCCCGCGGTACGTCGGTCGAGCGGTTCCGCTGGCGCGGTGAGATCCGGGGGACCGGGCGGCCGCTGCCGCTGGACGGGCTGAACCGCGTCCCCGGCCTGATCCGCAACTGCGGCGGCACCACCGACGACCTCCCGACCGCCGCACCGCTGCACGACGTGACCTGCACGGACGCCGACGAGCTGATCGCGTTCGACGCGGCGTACGGGGTGAGTACGCCGAGTGGTCCGGGCGCCGAGGTGATTGTCGACCGGCGTGGTGTCGTCACCGCGATTCGCCCGGCCACCCGCGGCGGTGCGATTCCGGAGGGCGGCCGGACGGTCCAGGCCACCGGCTCGCAGGTCGCGGCGCTGCTCGCGGCGGCGCAGGTCGGCCGGCGGCTGGAGATTCGCGCCGTACTGACCGACGCGCGCGGCCGTGACGTCCGGCTGTCACCGCGGACCTCGGTCGTCAACGGCGGTCCGGAGCTGGTCCGCGACGGCCGGCTGATGGCGACCCCGAAGGCCGACGGAATGGCCCCGGCCGGCAACCCGAACTTCTACTACGGCTGGGTGCACAAGCGGAACCCGCGCACGATCGCGGGCGTCGACGCGCAGGGGCGCACGGTGCTGATCACCGCCGACGGCCGCAACGTCAGCAGCCTCGGCCTGGGCATCGCGGAGGCCGCCGCGGTCGCCAAGTCCCTCGGGTTGCGTGAGGCGGTCAACCTCGACGGTGGCGGCTCCACCACGATGGTTGCCAACGGCAAGGTCGTCAACCAGCCCTCGGACGCGGCCGGTGAACGCCCGGTCGGTGACGCCCTGGTGATCACCCGCTGA